The DNA sequence CATCCAAATCTTCATCAAAATCATCAATTTTAACGGGTTTTGGTTTCGGTTTATTTGCTAAAGCTTTCTTTTTCCACATCTCAAATTTTTCAAGAGGCATCTTCTTCTTCAAGATTTCCAGTACTTCTTTTTCTGCCAATCCAAATTCTTTTTTGATAATTTCAAATGGATTCTTTTCTTCCAGGGCTAACGAAACAAGTTTTTCCGTTTGCTCCCAATTCAATTCTTTGCGGTTACTCTTTTTCATCTCGTGAAAATTAATTCAAAAATAGGGGTTAATGATTAGTAGATTGATTTTCAATTTATATATCAATATTAATAAAAAAAATAATTAGTTGGTTCGATCGAGTATATTTTTTTTGTGTTTTTAACTGTTTTTTGCTGATCTGGATTCCTGAAAGGGAATATGAAGTAGATT is a window from the Flavobacterium cupriresistens genome containing:
- a CDS encoding DUF2805 domain-containing protein, with translation MKKSNRKELNWEQTEKLVSLALEEKNPFEIIKKEFGLAEKEVLEILKKKMPLEKFEMWKKKALANKPKPKPVKIDDFDEDLDGKYYIKNKLD